The sequence ACACACTCGATCCCGCGAAAGGGTCTGCCGGGCCCGATTACATCCGCTTCTTCCTGTTCTACAGCGGGCTCACGCAATTGGACGAAAGCCTCACGCCTCAGATGAATCTCGCTCAATCGCTCGAGAGCAGCGATGCGAAGACCTGGGTCATCAAGCTGCGTAAGGGCGTGACATTCACCGACGGCAAGCCGCTGGCACCGGCGGACGTCGTCTATTCGCTGCTGCGCCACAAGAATCCGGCGACGGGATCGAAGGTCAAGTCCGTCGCGGACCAGTTTGCCGAGGTCAAGGCGACCGGCCCGGACGAAGTGACGCTCACGCTGACCGTGCCGAATGCGGATCTGCCGGTGATTCTTGCGACGCCGCAACTGGTGATTATCAAGGACGGTACGACCGATTTCACGACTGCCGTCGGCACCGGTCCGTACAAGGTGAAAACGTTCAAGCCGGGCGTGTCGACTGTCGGCGTTCGCAACGACGGTTACTGGAAGCCGGGAAAACCGTATCTCGACCAGGTGGAACTGATCGGGATCAGCGACAGCTCGGCGCGCGTCAATGCGCTGCTGTCGGGCGACGTGCATCTGATCAGCGCGGTCGATCCGCGTGCGACGCAACAGGTCGCCTCGGCGCCCGGCTATGCGGTCAAGGAAACCAAATCGGGCCTCTACACCGACCTCATCATGCGGCGCGATAACACGCTGACCGGCAATCCCGATTTCGTGCTCGGCATGAAGTATCTGTTCGATCGGGAGCAGATCCGCTCGGCGGTTTTTCGCGGCTATGCGGTGGTCGGCAACGACCAGCCGATCCCGCCGGGCCATCGTTACTTCAATGCGTCGCTGCCGCAGCGCCCCTACGATCTCGACAAGGCGAAGTTCCACCTGCAGAAGGCCGGTGCGATCGGCACGCCGATTCCGCCGATCTTCGCGACTTCGGATGCGAACGGTTCGATCGAAATGGCGGTGCTGATGCAGCAGTCGGCGCAGAAGATCGGCGTGAATCTCACGGTGAACCGCGTGCCGTCCGACGGCTACTGGTCGAATCACTGGATGAAGCATCCGCTGGGATTCGGCAGCGTCAATCCGCGTCCGAGCGCCGACGTGCTGTTCACGCAGTTCTTCAAGTCGGACGCACCGTGGAATGAATCAGGCTGGAACAACCCGAAGTTCGACCAGCTGCTGACCCTCGCGCGCGCCGAAACCGACGAGGCGAAACGCAAGCAGATGTACGGCGAGATGCAGGTGCTCATCAACCAGGAAGGCGGCATCGGCATACCGTCGTTCATCAGTCTGCTCGACGGTTACGACAAGCGCATCAAAGGTCTGGGCTCGATCCCGGTCGGCGGCCTGATGGGCTTCTCGTTCGGCGAGTATGTATGGTGGCAGGGCTGATGGAGCAGGGGGCCGCCGCAGATGGTTGCTGACGGTCTCCGGCGGCGCTTTCCTCCGCCTTCGTCACGAGGGGCGTGGTGCCTAGCGCACAAAGTCGCAATCGATCGACTCTTCCCTGACCAGCCGCTCAACAGTATCGAGAGAACTGAAAAGCATCACAAACTCCAGCGCGGCCGACCTGTCTTGGCCCAGCACGTTCAATACGATTCGTGGCGGATTCCAGTGCTCGCATGAAGACATGGGCTCCCGGCTCTGATCCCCTAAACCATCGCCACCGCTTCGATCTCGATCTTCAGACCGAAGTGGAGCGCTGGAACCGGCACCACGGCGCGGGCGGGCCGTGCATCGCCTGCCCAACGCGCGTAGATCTCGTTGAAGCTGGCCCAATGCGCGACATCGACGATATAGACGCGAACCTGGACGAGCTTCCTGACATCGCTGCCCACGCCGGCGAGTGCGGAAGCCAGATTGGCGAGCACCTGCTCGGCCTGGGCTTCAAAGGGCCGCTCCGTGAGCTTCTCGCCGTTCGCGTCGATGGGCAGTTGGCCCGACACGAAAATCAGGCCATTCGCGATCGAAACGTGGCTGTAGTGGCCGCCAGGCGTGGCAAGGCCAGCTGGATTCATCGTTTCGGGAAACTGTGCGTTCTGCTGGGATTGATCCATCGCGGCATTCCAGGTAGAAAGGTTCGATCGACGACCACGCCACGACCACACCTCCACGACGGCCGCGAGCGGGTCACGGAACGATCGGATGGTGTGGTTCGGCTCACTTTGGGTTCTGAACGGCCTTACCCGGCTGACGGGTCTGGAAGTACTGCTGCGCCAACGCGACCCAGTACTGAACACCTGCTGGGATGATGTCGTCGTTGAAGTCGTACTTCGGGTTGTGCAAACCCGGTGCAGTCGTGCCGGCATGGGCGTTGCCGATCAGCACATACGTGCCGGGCCGCTCTTCCAGCATGAAGCCGAAGTCTTCCGATGTCATGTTGGCCGGCACGTCGGCGTGCGTACGGTCATCGCCGAAGGTTTCGCGAATGACGGCTTCGCAGAGCCGGGTTTCGGCGCGCGTGTTGATGGTGGCCGGATAGTACTGGAAGAACGTGGCTTCGACCTGAGCGCCGTGCGCGGCCGCCAGCCCTTCGCACATTAACTGGATGTCTCGCTGCAACTTCTGCTGCAGCTCCGATGACAGCGTACGTATCGTTCCGCGCAACTCGGCGCTGTCCGGAATGACGTTGTCGGTATCGCCCGCGTGGATCATGCAGACGGAGATCACGGCGGGATCGACCGGATCCTTGTGTCGCGCGGCGATGGTCTGGCAGTGCAGCACCATCGAACAAGCCAGCGGAATCGGATCGAGGCCGAGATGCGGTTGCGCCGCATGAGCGCCTTTGCCGGTGACCGTGATCCTGAAGCGCGAACCGGCCGCCATGATCGGGCCCACCCGCAAGCCGAAATGCCCACCCGGCAAACCCGGCCAATTGTGCATGCCGAACACTGCCTCGGCTGGATAGTGTTCGAACAGCCCGTCGTCGATCATCTTTCGCGCGCCGGCGCCGCCTTCTTCTCCCGGCTGAAACACGAAATGAACGCTGCCTGGCAATGGCGGCATGTCCTTGAGAATGCGCGCGGCGCCAAGCAGCATCACCGTGTGGCCGTCGTGTCCGCACGCATGCATGATCCCGTGCGTGCACGACGCGTGCGTGAAATCGTTGGCCTCGTGGATGGGCAACGCATCCATGTCCGCACGCAGCACGATGCCCCAGGCCGGGTTCGCGCCAGGCAAGCTCGCCACGACGCCTGTTCCACCCAATCCGCGCGATACCGTATAACCGAGCGCCTCGAGCTCACGCGCGACGACGTCGGCGGTCCTGTGTTCTTCGAACCGTAACTCGGGATGCGCATGGAGGTCGCGTCGCAACTTCGCCCAATGCGGTTGATGCCCGGCTAACGATGACTCGGCAATATGAGTGGTTTCCAATCTCGGCACCTCTCTGAAACGGGCAGCTTGAAGTCGGCGGCGTCACGGCGTGACGTCTTGCGATGGTCTAATCGTAGTACCCGAGGATCGACTTTACCTCCATGTACTCTTCCATGCCCTCGACCCCGTATTCGCGGCCATTTCCGGATTGCTTGTACCCGCCGAACGGAGCCTGCGGGTCCCACGCCGGATAGTTCAGATGCACCTGACCCGACTCGATGCGCGCGGCGACCTGACGCATCAGCGTTCTGTCCGTGCCCTGCACATGCGCACCGAGTCCGTACACGGTGTCGTTCGCGATGGTGATCGCTTCTTCTACTGTGTCATATGCAAGGATCGCGAGGACCGGCCCGAAGACCTCCTGCTGCGCGATCGGCATATCCGTATGGACGTCCGAGAAGATTGTGGGGCGCGCGTAGAAGCCTCGGCTCAGCCCGACGGGTCTGCCAGGACCGCCCACGATCAGCTTCATCCCATCGTCCACGCCCGCTTCGATCATCTGCTGCACGCGGCTGAACTGCGCGCGATTGGCGAGCGGGCCGTGGGTCGTCGCTTCGGCGAATGGATCGCCGACGATCATCTGTTTCGTCGCCGCTATCGCGAGTTCATCCACCTGAGCGATGACGCTGCGCGGGACGATCATGCGCGTCGGCGCGCTGCATGACTGGCCCACATTGCGAAACGCAGCCGCGACGCCGAGCGTGACCGCACGCGGCAAATCGGCATCCGGCAGCACGATGTTGGGTGACTTGCCGCCGAGTTCCTGCGCGACGCGCTTGACTGTCGGCGCGGCTGCCTGGGCGACCAGCACGCCCGCTCGCGTCGAGCCGGTGATCGACACCATATCGACCTGAGGATGGGACGACAGCGCCGTCCCCACTTCCGGGCCGGTGCCGCTCACGAGATTGAACACGCCCGCCGGAATGCCCGCTTCGGCGATGACCTCGGCGAAGAGCAGGGCGCTCAACGGCGACAACTCGCTCGGCTTGAGGATGACGGTGCAGCCGGCGGCCAGCGCCGGGCCGACTTTCGCGGTGATCTGATAGATCGGCCAGTTCCACGGCGTGATGAGCGCGCATACGCCGATCGGTTCGTGGGCGATGGCGGTGGTGCCACGCTGCGCGACGAACGGATAAGTCGCGAGGTTTTCGCGGGCGACGCGCAGATGTTCGGCCGCGAGCGGCACATGGGCACTGCGCGCGTAGTTGATCGGTGCGCCCATTTCCATCGACAGCGCAAGCGCGAACTGTTCGGCGCGTTCGAGGAAGCAGGCATGAACGCGGTCGAGCAGTGCGGCGCGCTCATTGGGCGAAGTCGCCGACCAGCTCGCGAGCGCTCGACGCGCGGCCTGCACGGCGCGGTCCGCGTCGGTGGCGTTCCCGAGCGGGATGTCGCAGAGCGTCTCTTCGGTGGAAGGACAGACCACGGCGGCGCGTTCCGTGCCGACGGGCTCAAGCCATTCTCCGGCAATAAAGAAGCGGTCCAGATGGCCAGCCTGCATCAGATGAAGAACGGGTGATTTCATTGCTGCTTGTCCTTGCGTCGTACCGTGCGCTCGCGACAGGCGAAAGCGCGCGAATGGAAGTCGAAGCCGTCGTCAGAAATCGGCGACCTTGCCCCACGCCGATTTGTCGAACCGCTCCGGACGGTAAGGCTCGGGATCGACGATCGGCGTCACGCCGGTGACCATATCCGCTATGAGATGACCGCAGCCTGGCCCGATGCCGAAGCCGTGGCCGCTCAGGCCCGCAGCCAGCACGAAGCCGGGCAGCGACTGCGCTTCGCCGATAGCGGGGATGCCGTCAGGCGTCATGTCGATATAGCCCGCCCACGACGCTGTTACGGGTGCTTCGGCAATCACCGGACACAGCTCGATGGCACGCCTGCGAATCTCCGTGAGCGTGGCTTCATCGGCGCTGGGATCCAGCACGCGCATCTTTTCCATCGGCGTCGGCTGATCGAGCCGCCAGCGGTTCAGGCCTTCATGGCCCGAGCGCACGCCTTCCAGGCCGCCTGGACTGAGGCTCTGCCAGCGGCGGGCGAACATCGGTAGAAAGTCTTTCGCGTAGCGGACTTTTTGCAGCGTGGGATCGAACTTTGCCAGGCCGCTGATGGCGAGCGAATAGGCTTCGTCGCCACGTCGCGTGATCGTGATGTCTTTCGTGTGCAATGCATCGGGCAAGGTGCCGCGTGGCAGCGAGACCGACGCGACCGACGAGCGGATGGTCGCCTGCGGCAGGCGGATGCCGAGTTGCCGGCAAAACGTCGACGCCCATGCGCCGCCCGACAGCACCGCGATCTTCGTGCGGATTACGCCATGTTCGGTCACGACACCGCTGACCCGGCCGCCCTCGGTTTCGATGCCCCGTGCCGCGCAATTCTGATGAACCGTGCCGCCCAGCTTGATGATGCTGCGTGCCACGGCCGGCGCCGCATTGGCCGGGTCGGCCGTGCCGTCGGTCGGCGCGAACACGCCGCCTTTCCACGTGCGCCCGGTGGCGGCCGCCCGCTCGTTGGCCTGTTTGCTGCCGAGCACCTCGGTTCTGACGCCGGCCGTGCGGGCGAATTCGCACCAGCGAGTCCATCCGCCGAGTTCGTCGTCGTCGTTGCTGAGATACAGCAGACCGCTGCGGCGAAAGCCGGTCGACTCCCCGGATTCGTCTTCGAATTGCTGCCACAGTCGCAGGCTTTCGGTCGCAATCGGCAATTCGCGCGCATCGCGGTTCTGTTGC is a genomic window of Paraburkholderia sp. PREW-6R containing:
- a CDS encoding aldehyde dehydrogenase family protein, with product MKSPVLHLMQAGHLDRFFIAGEWLEPVGTERAAVVCPSTEETLCDIPLGNATDADRAVQAARRALASWSATSPNERAALLDRVHACFLERAEQFALALSMEMGAPINYARSAHVPLAAEHLRVARENLATYPFVAQRGTTAIAHEPIGVCALITPWNWPIYQITAKVGPALAAGCTVILKPSELSPLSALLFAEVIAEAGIPAGVFNLVSGTGPEVGTALSSHPQVDMVSITGSTRAGVLVAQAAAPTVKRVAQELGGKSPNIVLPDADLPRAVTLGVAAAFRNVGQSCSAPTRMIVPRSVIAQVDELAIAATKQMIVGDPFAEATTHGPLANRAQFSRVQQMIEAGVDDGMKLIVGGPGRPVGLSRGFYARPTIFSDVHTDMPIAQQEVFGPVLAILAYDTVEEAITIANDTVYGLGAHVQGTDRTLMRQVAARIESGQVHLNYPAWDPQAPFGGYKQSGNGREYGVEGMEEYMEVKSILGYYD
- a CDS encoding RidA family protein, translated to MDQSQQNAQFPETMNPAGLATPGGHYSHVSIANGLIFVSGQLPIDANGEKLTERPFEAQAEQVLANLASALAGVGSDVRKLVQVRVYIVDVAHWASFNEIYARWAGDARPARAVVPVPALHFGLKIEIEAVAMV
- a CDS encoding M20 aminoacylase family protein: METTHIAESSLAGHQPHWAKLRRDLHAHPELRFEEHRTADVVARELEALGYTVSRGLGGTGVVASLPGANPAWGIVLRADMDALPIHEANDFTHASCTHGIMHACGHDGHTVMLLGAARILKDMPPLPGSVHFVFQPGEEGGAGARKMIDDGLFEHYPAEAVFGMHNWPGLPGGHFGLRVGPIMAAGSRFRITVTGKGAHAAQPHLGLDPIPLACSMVLHCQTIAARHKDPVDPAVISVCMIHAGDTDNVIPDSAELRGTIRTLSSELQQKLQRDIQLMCEGLAAAHGAQVEATFFQYYPATINTRAETRLCEAVIRETFGDDRTHADVPANMTSEDFGFMLEERPGTYVLIGNAHAGTTAPGLHNPKYDFNDDIIPAGVQYWVALAQQYFQTRQPGKAVQNPK
- a CDS encoding FAD-binding oxidoreductase, whose translation is MRVPLTRIVTTPTLPDSADVVVIGAGIVGVFTAWFLAKRGVKVALIEKGMVGGEQSSRNWGWCRQQNRDARELPIATESLRLWQQFEDESGESTGFRRSGLLYLSNDDDELGGWTRWCEFARTAGVRTEVLGSKQANERAAATGRTWKGGVFAPTDGTADPANAAPAVARSIIKLGGTVHQNCAARGIETEGGRVSGVVTEHGVIRTKIAVLSGGAWASTFCRQLGIRLPQATIRSSVASVSLPRGTLPDALHTKDITITRRGDEAYSLAISGLAKFDPTLQKVRYAKDFLPMFARRWQSLSPGGLEGVRSGHEGLNRWRLDQPTPMEKMRVLDPSADEATLTEIRRRAIELCPVIAEAPVTASWAGYIDMTPDGIPAIGEAQSLPGFVLAAGLSGHGFGIGPGCGHLIADMVTGVTPIVDPEPYRPERFDKSAWGKVADF
- a CDS encoding ABC transporter substrate-binding protein; translation: MSDDDIKQGGVTRRDMMRILAAGGMMASGAGGLLAGANSAFAADAPKRGGKIRVAYESSSTADTLDPAKGSAGPDYIRFFLFYSGLTQLDESLTPQMNLAQSLESSDAKTWVIKLRKGVTFTDGKPLAPADVVYSLLRHKNPATGSKVKSVADQFAEVKATGPDEVTLTLTVPNADLPVILATPQLVIIKDGTTDFTTAVGTGPYKVKTFKPGVSTVGVRNDGYWKPGKPYLDQVELIGISDSSARVNALLSGDVHLISAVDPRATQQVASAPGYAVKETKSGLYTDLIMRRDNTLTGNPDFVLGMKYLFDREQIRSAVFRGYAVVGNDQPIPPGHRYFNASLPQRPYDLDKAKFHLQKAGAIGTPIPPIFATSDANGSIEMAVLMQQSAQKIGVNLTVNRVPSDGYWSNHWMKHPLGFGSVNPRPSADVLFTQFFKSDAPWNESGWNNPKFDQLLTLARAETDEAKRKQMYGEMQVLINQEGGIGIPSFISLLDGYDKRIKGLGSIPVGGLMGFSFGEYVWWQG